One region of Quercus lobata isolate SW786 chromosome 2, ValleyOak3.0 Primary Assembly, whole genome shotgun sequence genomic DNA includes:
- the LOC115975767 gene encoding protein PLASTID MOVEMENT IMPAIRED 2 isoform X3, whose translation MDTAKFDNRRTTGSVKAAVNLYGDKALEGSPSLKKPQMDFSEKSSLGAREVHIARRDIGRYKESKKAAELARAQAESELSNAKKTAKDLSVLTDELNTKAKAQMQYVEMLKKSGRCDEKALAGRNIESYYQYEEVMRELEFVKRELGRLKFDMAYVLEEKLRMEKQVKASSSKMLSYLNSVEALKKEIGGANEEQVLVELARIEALKEFGEIEAQRVKEAIEFSDAMEKTKQKMKDIFEEIDQSIELEAKLTSTMSDVHVLQKELKLVKEMKAKVQRNDSLSRGSFQKGKELGTSPSLQSITEELEAAKKELAVVREEGFQFMTSMDIIRDELKHVTKETVQLKKTEEKTDLTVQNLNSKLLRAKSKLEVVSAAEEKAKSILSNLSLTLEQLKTEAEAAKKEKELNTAETATIKADIQKTESEIDLTEERLQAAMEKLEVVKSSESLALENLRTLIEKTMTARALATQHSSKITISKFEYEYLTGRAVQAVEIADKKVAAADAWTEALKASEKEILMKTELAQREIKEVRVEEEQESYRARRSLSAKRIVGGELQNRRQKCEKNAEAENLQLALHRKSMKSNASFTPSRRAKFQKSASPAARKSASPGTRHLNLFTIKKKKKVMPNLAKLIIGKRNDKDLRAA comes from the exons ATGGACACAGCAAAGTTCGATAACAGAAGGACAACTGGGTCAGTTAAAGCAGCCGTAAATTTATATGGAGATAAGGCTCTTGAAGGTAGTCCCTCACTAAAGAAACCCCAGATGGATTTCTCAGAG AAGTCATCTTTAGGAGCAAGAGAAGTCCATATAGCAAGAAGGGACATTGGTAGATACAAAGAGAGCAAGAAGGCTGCTGAGTTAGCAAGAGCTCAAGCGGAATCTGAGCTCTCTAATGCAAAGAAGACAGCGAAAGATCTGTCTGTATTAACTGATGAGTTGAACACAAAGGCAAAGGCACAGATGCAATACGTTGAGATGCTAAAGAAATCTGGAAGGTGTGATGAAAAGGCATTGGCTGGTAGGAACATTGAGAGTTATTATCAGTATGAAGAAGTGATGAGAGAATTGGAATTTGTAAAACGGGAATTGGGTAGGCTTAAGTTTGACATGGCTTATGTTTTGGAAGAGAAATTGAGGATGGAGAAGCAAGTTAAAGCCTCAAGTTCGAAAATGTTGTCTTATCTAAACTCTGTTGAAGCCCTTAAGAAGGAGATTGGGGGTGCCAATGAAGAACAAGTGCTTGTTGAGTTGGCACGGATTGAGGCTTTGAAAGAGTTTGGAGAGATAGAAGCTCAAAGAGTAAAGGAAGCCATTGAATTCTCAGATGCGATGGAGAAAACTAAGCAGAAGATGAAGGATATTTTTGAAGAGATTGACCAATCGATAGAGCTTGAAGCCAAATTGACCTCGACAATGTCTGATGTTCATGTGTTGCAAAAGGAGCTAAAGCTAGTGAAAGAAATGAAAGCAAAGGTTCAGAGAAATGATAGCTTGAGCCGTGGCAGTTTTCAAAAAGGGAAAGAATTAGGAACTTCACCTTCATTGCAATCAATTACAGAAGAGTTGGAAGCAGCGAAAAAAGAATTGGCTGTGGTCAGAGAAGAAGGCTTTCAGTTCATGACCTCCATGGATATTATAAGAGATGAACTAAAGCATGTTACAAAAGAGACAGTTCAGTTGAAGAAAACAGAAGAAAAGACTGATTTAACCGTTCAGAATCTCAATTCGAAGCTTCTCAGAGCCAAGTCCAAGTTGGAAGTTGTATCTGCAGCTGAGGAAAAGGCTAAATCAATTTTGTCTAATCTATCCCTCACTCTTGAGCAGCTTAAGACAGAAGCAGAGGctgcaaagaaagaaaaggagcttAATACAGCAGAAACTGCCACCATTAAGGCAGACATTCAAAAAACTGAGTCTGAGATAGACTTGACTGAGGAAAGATTACAGGCTGCCATGGAAAAGCTCGAGGTGGTTAAATCATCAGAATCTTTAGCTCTTGAGAATTTGAGAACTCTTATTGAGAAGACCATGACAGCCAGGGCTTTGGCAACTCAGCATAGTTCCAAGATTACCATTTCAAAGTTTGAATATGAGTATTTAACTGGGCGTGCAGTTCAGGCTGTGGAAATTGCTGATAAAAAGGTTGCAGCTGCTGATGCATGGACTGAAGCTTTAAAGGCCAGTGAGAAGGAAATATTGATGAAGACAGAATTAGCTCAGAGAGAAATCAAAGAGGTAAGGGTGGAGGAAGAACAAGAGTCCTATAGAGCAAGGAGGTCACTCTCTGCAAAGCGAATTGTTGGGGGAGAATTACAAAACCGGAGACAGAAATGTGAGAAGAATGCAGAAGCTGAAAACTTGCAACTAGCATTGCATAGAAAATCTATGAAAAGTAATGCCAGTTTTACTCCATCCAGGCGAGCCAAGTTTCAGAAGTCTGCCTCACCAGCAGCTCGAAAGTCTGCCTCACCAGGCACACGGCATCTTAATTTGTTCactattaagaagaaaaagaaggtaatGCCTAATCTAGCAAAGCTAATTATTGGCAAAAGAAATGACAAGGATCTGAGAGCTGCCTGA
- the LOC115975767 gene encoding protein PLASTID MOVEMENT IMPAIRED 2 isoform X2: MSANHKHSLSFAVLSTQHSSYKQDFLSSHYIQKYSQPQAKMDTAKFDNRRTTGSVKAAVNLYGDKALEGSPSLKKPQMDFSESSLGAREVHIARRDIGRYKESKKAAELARAQAESELSNAKKTAKDLSVLTDELNTKAKAQMQYVEMLKKSGRCDEKALAGRNIESYYQYEEVMRELEFVKRELGRLKFDMAYVLEEKLRMEKQVKASSSKMLSYLNSVEALKKEIGGANEEQVLVELARIEALKEFGEIEAQRVKEAIEFSDAMEKTKQKMKDIFEEIDQSIELEAKLTSTMSDVHVLQKELKLVKEMKAKVQRNDSLSRGSFQKGKELGTSPSLQSITEELEAAKKELAVVREEGFQFMTSMDIIRDELKHVTKETVQLKKTEEKTDLTVQNLNSKLLRAKSKLEVVSAAEEKAKSILSNLSLTLEQLKTEAEAAKKEKELNTAETATIKADIQKTESEIDLTEERLQAAMEKLEVVKSSESLALENLRTLIEKTMTARALATQHSSKITISKFEYEYLTGRAVQAVEIADKKVAAADAWTEALKASEKEILMKTELAQREIKEVRVEEEQESYRARRSLSAKRIVGGELQNRRQKCEKNAEAENLQLALHRKSMKSNASFTPSRRAKFQKSASPAARKSASPGTRHLNLFTIKKKKKVMPNLAKLIIGKRNDKDLRAA; the protein is encoded by the exons ATGTCAGCCAATCATAAGCATTCACTCTCCTTTGCCGTTTTATCAACACAACACTCATCTTACAAACAAGactttctctcttctcactaTATCCAAAAATATTCTCAGCCTCAG GCAAAAATGGACACAGCAAAGTTCGATAACAGAAGGACAACTGGGTCAGTTAAAGCAGCCGTAAATTTATATGGAGATAAGGCTCTTGAAGGTAGTCCCTCACTAAAGAAACCCCAGATGGATTTCTCAGAG TCATCTTTAGGAGCAAGAGAAGTCCATATAGCAAGAAGGGACATTGGTAGATACAAAGAGAGCAAGAAGGCTGCTGAGTTAGCAAGAGCTCAAGCGGAATCTGAGCTCTCTAATGCAAAGAAGACAGCGAAAGATCTGTCTGTATTAACTGATGAGTTGAACACAAAGGCAAAGGCACAGATGCAATACGTTGAGATGCTAAAGAAATCTGGAAGGTGTGATGAAAAGGCATTGGCTGGTAGGAACATTGAGAGTTATTATCAGTATGAAGAAGTGATGAGAGAATTGGAATTTGTAAAACGGGAATTGGGTAGGCTTAAGTTTGACATGGCTTATGTTTTGGAAGAGAAATTGAGGATGGAGAAGCAAGTTAAAGCCTCAAGTTCGAAAATGTTGTCTTATCTAAACTCTGTTGAAGCCCTTAAGAAGGAGATTGGGGGTGCCAATGAAGAACAAGTGCTTGTTGAGTTGGCACGGATTGAGGCTTTGAAAGAGTTTGGAGAGATAGAAGCTCAAAGAGTAAAGGAAGCCATTGAATTCTCAGATGCGATGGAGAAAACTAAGCAGAAGATGAAGGATATTTTTGAAGAGATTGACCAATCGATAGAGCTTGAAGCCAAATTGACCTCGACAATGTCTGATGTTCATGTGTTGCAAAAGGAGCTAAAGCTAGTGAAAGAAATGAAAGCAAAGGTTCAGAGAAATGATAGCTTGAGCCGTGGCAGTTTTCAAAAAGGGAAAGAATTAGGAACTTCACCTTCATTGCAATCAATTACAGAAGAGTTGGAAGCAGCGAAAAAAGAATTGGCTGTGGTCAGAGAAGAAGGCTTTCAGTTCATGACCTCCATGGATATTATAAGAGATGAACTAAAGCATGTTACAAAAGAGACAGTTCAGTTGAAGAAAACAGAAGAAAAGACTGATTTAACCGTTCAGAATCTCAATTCGAAGCTTCTCAGAGCCAAGTCCAAGTTGGAAGTTGTATCTGCAGCTGAGGAAAAGGCTAAATCAATTTTGTCTAATCTATCCCTCACTCTTGAGCAGCTTAAGACAGAAGCAGAGGctgcaaagaaagaaaaggagcttAATACAGCAGAAACTGCCACCATTAAGGCAGACATTCAAAAAACTGAGTCTGAGATAGACTTGACTGAGGAAAGATTACAGGCTGCCATGGAAAAGCTCGAGGTGGTTAAATCATCAGAATCTTTAGCTCTTGAGAATTTGAGAACTCTTATTGAGAAGACCATGACAGCCAGGGCTTTGGCAACTCAGCATAGTTCCAAGATTACCATTTCAAAGTTTGAATATGAGTATTTAACTGGGCGTGCAGTTCAGGCTGTGGAAATTGCTGATAAAAAGGTTGCAGCTGCTGATGCATGGACTGAAGCTTTAAAGGCCAGTGAGAAGGAAATATTGATGAAGACAGAATTAGCTCAGAGAGAAATCAAAGAGGTAAGGGTGGAGGAAGAACAAGAGTCCTATAGAGCAAGGAGGTCACTCTCTGCAAAGCGAATTGTTGGGGGAGAATTACAAAACCGGAGACAGAAATGTGAGAAGAATGCAGAAGCTGAAAACTTGCAACTAGCATTGCATAGAAAATCTATGAAAAGTAATGCCAGTTTTACTCCATCCAGGCGAGCCAAGTTTCAGAAGTCTGCCTCACCAGCAGCTCGAAAGTCTGCCTCACCAGGCACACGGCATCTTAATTTGTTCactattaagaagaaaaagaaggtaatGCCTAATCTAGCAAAGCTAATTATTGGCAAAAGAAATGACAAGGATCTGAGAGCTGCCTGA
- the LOC115975767 gene encoding protein PLASTID MOVEMENT IMPAIRED 2 isoform X1, with the protein MSANHKHSLSFAVLSTQHSSYKQDFLSSHYIQKYSQPQAKMDTAKFDNRRTTGSVKAAVNLYGDKALEGSPSLKKPQMDFSEKSSLGAREVHIARRDIGRYKESKKAAELARAQAESELSNAKKTAKDLSVLTDELNTKAKAQMQYVEMLKKSGRCDEKALAGRNIESYYQYEEVMRELEFVKRELGRLKFDMAYVLEEKLRMEKQVKASSSKMLSYLNSVEALKKEIGGANEEQVLVELARIEALKEFGEIEAQRVKEAIEFSDAMEKTKQKMKDIFEEIDQSIELEAKLTSTMSDVHVLQKELKLVKEMKAKVQRNDSLSRGSFQKGKELGTSPSLQSITEELEAAKKELAVVREEGFQFMTSMDIIRDELKHVTKETVQLKKTEEKTDLTVQNLNSKLLRAKSKLEVVSAAEEKAKSILSNLSLTLEQLKTEAEAAKKEKELNTAETATIKADIQKTESEIDLTEERLQAAMEKLEVVKSSESLALENLRTLIEKTMTARALATQHSSKITISKFEYEYLTGRAVQAVEIADKKVAAADAWTEALKASEKEILMKTELAQREIKEVRVEEEQESYRARRSLSAKRIVGGELQNRRQKCEKNAEAENLQLALHRKSMKSNASFTPSRRAKFQKSASPAARKSASPGTRHLNLFTIKKKKKVMPNLAKLIIGKRNDKDLRAA; encoded by the exons ATGTCAGCCAATCATAAGCATTCACTCTCCTTTGCCGTTTTATCAACACAACACTCATCTTACAAACAAGactttctctcttctcactaTATCCAAAAATATTCTCAGCCTCAG GCAAAAATGGACACAGCAAAGTTCGATAACAGAAGGACAACTGGGTCAGTTAAAGCAGCCGTAAATTTATATGGAGATAAGGCTCTTGAAGGTAGTCCCTCACTAAAGAAACCCCAGATGGATTTCTCAGAG AAGTCATCTTTAGGAGCAAGAGAAGTCCATATAGCAAGAAGGGACATTGGTAGATACAAAGAGAGCAAGAAGGCTGCTGAGTTAGCAAGAGCTCAAGCGGAATCTGAGCTCTCTAATGCAAAGAAGACAGCGAAAGATCTGTCTGTATTAACTGATGAGTTGAACACAAAGGCAAAGGCACAGATGCAATACGTTGAGATGCTAAAGAAATCTGGAAGGTGTGATGAAAAGGCATTGGCTGGTAGGAACATTGAGAGTTATTATCAGTATGAAGAAGTGATGAGAGAATTGGAATTTGTAAAACGGGAATTGGGTAGGCTTAAGTTTGACATGGCTTATGTTTTGGAAGAGAAATTGAGGATGGAGAAGCAAGTTAAAGCCTCAAGTTCGAAAATGTTGTCTTATCTAAACTCTGTTGAAGCCCTTAAGAAGGAGATTGGGGGTGCCAATGAAGAACAAGTGCTTGTTGAGTTGGCACGGATTGAGGCTTTGAAAGAGTTTGGAGAGATAGAAGCTCAAAGAGTAAAGGAAGCCATTGAATTCTCAGATGCGATGGAGAAAACTAAGCAGAAGATGAAGGATATTTTTGAAGAGATTGACCAATCGATAGAGCTTGAAGCCAAATTGACCTCGACAATGTCTGATGTTCATGTGTTGCAAAAGGAGCTAAAGCTAGTGAAAGAAATGAAAGCAAAGGTTCAGAGAAATGATAGCTTGAGCCGTGGCAGTTTTCAAAAAGGGAAAGAATTAGGAACTTCACCTTCATTGCAATCAATTACAGAAGAGTTGGAAGCAGCGAAAAAAGAATTGGCTGTGGTCAGAGAAGAAGGCTTTCAGTTCATGACCTCCATGGATATTATAAGAGATGAACTAAAGCATGTTACAAAAGAGACAGTTCAGTTGAAGAAAACAGAAGAAAAGACTGATTTAACCGTTCAGAATCTCAATTCGAAGCTTCTCAGAGCCAAGTCCAAGTTGGAAGTTGTATCTGCAGCTGAGGAAAAGGCTAAATCAATTTTGTCTAATCTATCCCTCACTCTTGAGCAGCTTAAGACAGAAGCAGAGGctgcaaagaaagaaaaggagcttAATACAGCAGAAACTGCCACCATTAAGGCAGACATTCAAAAAACTGAGTCTGAGATAGACTTGACTGAGGAAAGATTACAGGCTGCCATGGAAAAGCTCGAGGTGGTTAAATCATCAGAATCTTTAGCTCTTGAGAATTTGAGAACTCTTATTGAGAAGACCATGACAGCCAGGGCTTTGGCAACTCAGCATAGTTCCAAGATTACCATTTCAAAGTTTGAATATGAGTATTTAACTGGGCGTGCAGTTCAGGCTGTGGAAATTGCTGATAAAAAGGTTGCAGCTGCTGATGCATGGACTGAAGCTTTAAAGGCCAGTGAGAAGGAAATATTGATGAAGACAGAATTAGCTCAGAGAGAAATCAAAGAGGTAAGGGTGGAGGAAGAACAAGAGTCCTATAGAGCAAGGAGGTCACTCTCTGCAAAGCGAATTGTTGGGGGAGAATTACAAAACCGGAGACAGAAATGTGAGAAGAATGCAGAAGCTGAAAACTTGCAACTAGCATTGCATAGAAAATCTATGAAAAGTAATGCCAGTTTTACTCCATCCAGGCGAGCCAAGTTTCAGAAGTCTGCCTCACCAGCAGCTCGAAAGTCTGCCTCACCAGGCACACGGCATCTTAATTTGTTCactattaagaagaaaaagaaggtaatGCCTAATCTAGCAAAGCTAATTATTGGCAAAAGAAATGACAAGGATCTGAGAGCTGCCTGA